Proteins from a single region of Nitrospirota bacterium:
- the glgP gene encoding alpha-glucan family phosphorylase — MHIVCPIDLTNEPKIAYFSMEIGIQNDIPTYSGGLGVLAGDTIRTSADLKLPMVAVTVLTKKGYFIQDLDESGRQTESPVLWDPAKYMTLLPTKISVQIEGRDVLVQAWQYNEKSLTGGFVPIFFLDTDIEENDPEDREITHYLYGGDLAYRLKQEIVLGIGGVRMLHELGFEIKKYHMNEGHSSLLTIELLNRFKRPIEDVWDEKLVWDVEKVKDLCVFTTHTPIEAGHDRFPYDLVMKTMGEQIPLNVLKELGGKDSMNMTRLGLNLSEFINGVAKKHGEVSRNMFPGYEISAITNGVHTFTWTCDSFKNLFDNYLPGWANEPELFVRVGRVPDDDIWNAHLEAKNILMDYVKKQTGVAMSQDILTIGFARRATAYKRADLIFSDIERLEKMGTGKLQIIYAGKAHPRDDMGKRLIEKIFTVRERLKGRIQLAYLKNYDMSIALMMVSGVDIWLNTPLRPREASGTSGMKAAHNGVLNFSVLDGWWIEGHIEGFTGWSIGPNPTETTLVENTDTRDADDLYNKLEDTIIPMFYNDRRTWIRMMQNAIGKNAYYFNSHRMMRRYVTEAYIR, encoded by the coding sequence ATGCATATCGTGTGTCCGATAGATCTTACAAATGAGCCCAAGATAGCCTATTTTTCAATGGAGATAGGCATACAGAATGATATACCGACCTATAGCGGTGGTCTCGGGGTACTGGCCGGAGACACGATCAGAACAAGTGCGGACCTCAAGCTTCCAATGGTTGCCGTCACCGTGCTGACAAAGAAGGGATATTTCATACAGGATCTGGACGAATCGGGACGGCAGACCGAATCTCCAGTATTATGGGATCCCGCAAAGTATATGACCCTGCTCCCTACAAAAATTTCTGTCCAGATAGAAGGTAGGGACGTCCTTGTCCAGGCGTGGCAATATAATGAGAAAAGCCTGACCGGGGGTTTTGTTCCGATTTTCTTTCTTGACACGGATATCGAAGAGAATGACCCCGAGGACAGGGAAATAACCCATTATCTGTATGGAGGAGACCTGGCCTACAGGCTGAAGCAGGAAATTGTCCTCGGCATAGGAGGAGTAAGAATGCTCCATGAACTCGGGTTCGAGATCAAGAAGTATCATATGAATGAAGGGCATTCAAGTCTTCTCACCATCGAACTGCTCAACAGATTCAAGCGGCCTATTGAAGACGTGTGGGATGAAAAGTTGGTATGGGATGTAGAGAAAGTAAAAGACCTTTGCGTGTTTACTACGCATACCCCTATAGAGGCCGGTCATGATCGCTTTCCGTACGACCTTGTCATGAAGACAATGGGGGAGCAGATTCCTCTGAACGTTCTGAAGGAGCTCGGAGGCAAAGACAGCATGAACATGACCCGGCTCGGCCTCAATCTGAGCGAATTCATAAACGGTGTCGCAAAAAAACACGGAGAGGTATCAAGGAACATGTTTCCCGGATATGAGATCAGTGCAATCACGAATGGTGTCCACACCTTCACCTGGACTTGCGACAGTTTTAAGAATCTGTTTGACAATTATCTTCCCGGGTGGGCGAATGAACCCGAGTTGTTCGTAAGGGTTGGACGTGTTCCTGACGATGATATCTGGAATGCACACCTTGAGGCAAAGAACATTTTGATGGATTATGTCAAAAAACAAACCGGTGTCGCCATGAGTCAGGATATTCTCACCATCGGTTTTGCACGGAGGGCTACAGCATACAAAAGGGCTGATCTTATTTTCAGCGACATTGAGAGACTTGAAAAAATGGGAACCGGCAAGCTCCAGATAATATATGCGGGAAAAGCGCATCCCAGGGACGATATGGGAAAGAGGCTGATAGAAAAAATATTTACCGTGAGGGAAAGACTGAAAGGCAGGATACAGCTGGCATATCTGAAAAATTATGACATGTCAATCGCTCTCATGATGGTTTCCGGAGTTGATATTTGGCTGAATACGCCTTTGCGACCCAGAGAGGCCTCAGGAACGAGCGGGATGAAGGCAGCCCATAACGGAGTGCTGAACTTCAGTGTTCTCGATGGTTGGTGGATAGAAGGGCATATAGAAGGGTTTACCGGATGGTCAATAGGCCCGAATCCGACCGAGACAACTCTGGTTGAGAATACGGATACTAGGGATGCAGATGACCTTTACAACAAGCTTGAGGATACCATCATACCAATGTTTTATAATGACAGGCGCACATGGATAAGGATGATGCAGAATGCGATAGGGAAGAATGCCTATTATTTCAACTCCCATCGCATGATGCGACGTTATGTCACGGAAGCTTACATACGATAG
- a CDS encoding acetolactate synthase large subunit, whose protein sequence is MNSAELFVKCLEAEGVKHVFSLPGEETIDLLKALTSSTIEVVTTHDERWAAFMANAYGRLTGKPGVCLSTLGPGATNLMTGVADALLDFSPMVAITGQTSIAKTHKESHQYIDILSAFRTVTKWNARIESPNVIPEIVRKAFKTASAEKPGPSHIEFPENVALNDAVGNPVPHETEHYPEPSEDAIDHAVTLIRDAKFPLVLVGNGIIRGKASRALRKFVSRTHIGVAATFMGMGALPSDDDCFISTVGLQSRDYISCGFEKADLIIAVGYDPVEFSPRYWNPDTNKRIIHIHFVPSETDSHYPAIEIIGDIARALSLLSERLDGREISPYYLKLKVLADHGVHFSHKGFPLRPLRILKEIRHVLGRTDILISDVGAHKIWIARFFPAYAENTVLISNGFASMGFGIPAAISAKLLFPEKKVIAAVGDGGFLMSMCEINTAVRLGISFVCLIFNDGGYGLIEWKEKLRYKESFHVKFNTPDFVRIAESFGARGYRISSEDELLPVLNDALSQAVPSIIDCPVDYSDNLIMTEKLGRLICPM, encoded by the coding sequence ATGAATTCTGCTGAACTGTTCGTGAAATGTCTCGAGGCAGAGGGGGTTAAGCATGTTTTTAGCCTCCCCGGAGAAGAGACAATCGACCTGTTGAAAGCCCTGACCTCATCGACCATAGAAGTGGTAACCACCCATGATGAACGTTGGGCTGCATTCATGGCAAATGCCTATGGGAGGCTTACCGGAAAACCGGGTGTGTGCCTTTCCACACTCGGTCCGGGGGCAACGAATCTCATGACTGGGGTTGCCGATGCCCTTCTCGATTTCTCGCCGATGGTTGCAATAACAGGGCAAACCAGCATTGCAAAGACTCACAAGGAGTCCCACCAGTATATTGATATTCTTTCTGCGTTCAGAACGGTCACCAAGTGGAATGCAAGGATTGAGAGTCCGAATGTCATCCCGGAGATTGTCAGAAAGGCATTCAAGACTGCCTCTGCCGAGAAACCAGGTCCGTCACATATTGAATTCCCGGAAAACGTCGCATTGAACGATGCAGTCGGAAATCCCGTTCCCCATGAAACTGAGCACTACCCCGAACCTTCAGAGGATGCCATTGATCACGCCGTCACCTTAATTAGAGATGCAAAATTCCCTCTGGTTCTCGTGGGAAACGGTATTATTCGTGGGAAGGCTTCGCGTGCACTGAGGAAGTTTGTCTCCCGAACACACATCGGAGTTGCAGCCACATTCATGGGCATGGGAGCGCTACCGTCTGATGATGACTGTTTCATCTCTACTGTAGGACTTCAATCGCGTGATTATATATCATGCGGATTTGAGAAAGCAGACCTCATTATTGCTGTCGGATATGATCCTGTGGAATTCAGCCCCCGGTACTGGAATCCCGACACGAATAAAAGGATAATCCACATCCACTTTGTTCCGTCTGAAACGGATTCCCATTATCCTGCAATCGAAATCATCGGGGACATCGCCAGGGCACTTTCTCTCCTGTCGGAGCGCCTGGACGGCAGGGAGATATCTCCCTATTACCTGAAGCTGAAGGTGCTTGCAGATCATGGAGTGCATTTCTCGCACAAGGGATTTCCGCTCAGGCCTCTCAGGATATTGAAGGAAATACGGCATGTCCTCGGTCGCACTGATATACTCATCAGTGATGTCGGTGCTCACAAGATCTGGATTGCCAGGTTCTTTCCGGCTTATGCTGAGAATACCGTTCTTATATCCAATGGCTTTGCGTCTATGGGCTTTGGGATTCCTGCCGCCATATCGGCAAAACTGCTTTTTCCTGAGAAAAAGGTGATCGCGGCAGTGGGTGACGGCGGATTTCTGATGTCCATGTGCGAGATTAATACCGCGGTCAGGCTCGGCATCAGTTTTGTTTGCCTGATATTCAATGACGGAGGGTACGGGCTCATAGAATGGAAAGAAAAACTGCGGTACAAAGAGTCATTTCACGTAAAGTTCAATACCCCTGATTTCGTCCGTATCGCAGAGTCTTTCGGCGCAAGGGGCTACAGGATTTCTTCAGAGGATGAACTCTTGCCTGTCCTGAATGATGCCCTCAGTCAGGCAGTACCTTCGATAATTGACTGTCCGGTGGATTACTCCGACAATCTGATAATGACCGAAAAACTGGGACGCCTGATCTGTCCCATGTGA
- the yrfG gene encoding GMP/IMP nucleotidase, whose product MKVPLDEIQFVLLDMDGTLLDKYFDDYFWEHLVPETYAEKYNITFGKAKEALMGKYRIHEGTLNWTDLDFWSKELDLDIPALKEQIKHLIEVHPHVETFLMNMRKRRKKVFLVTNAHYKSIDLKFRKTQIGKHFDTVLSSFDAGYPKESLEFWKVAERRLGFDREKTLFIDDTEEILKTARRFGIRFLLYKARANSKVSPKQSRHFLHITDFDELL is encoded by the coding sequence ATGAAAGTGCCTCTGGATGAAATACAATTTGTACTCCTTGATATGGACGGTACTCTGCTCGACAAGTATTTTGATGACTACTTCTGGGAACATCTCGTTCCTGAAACATATGCAGAAAAATATAATATCACGTTCGGCAAGGCGAAAGAAGCGCTCATGGGCAAGTACAGGATACATGAAGGAACATTAAACTGGACAGACCTCGACTTCTGGTCGAAAGAGCTTGATCTCGACATCCCCGCCCTGAAGGAACAGATAAAGCATCTCATAGAAGTTCATCCTCATGTCGAAACCTTTCTTATGAATATGAGGAAACGCAGGAAAAAAGTCTTTCTCGTGACGAATGCACATTATAAATCAATCGACCTGAAATTCAGGAAGACACAGATAGGAAAACATTTCGATACTGTTTTGTCTTCGTTTGATGCCGGGTATCCGAAAGAAAGCCTGGAATTCTGGAAAGTTGCTGAAAGACGTCTCGGCTTTGACAGGGAGAAGACGCTTTTCATCGATGATACTGAGGAGATACTGAAAACGGCAAGGCGTTTCGGCATCAGGTTTCTTCTGTACAAGGCGAGGGCGAATTCCAAAGTAAGTCCAAAGCAGTCCAGACATTTTTTGCATATTACCGACTTCGATGAATTGTTATGA